One stretch of Streptomyces hygroscopicus DNA includes these proteins:
- a CDS encoding anthranilate phosphoribosyltransferase — MDVVTPAGGDSTATARTWPDVLSSLIAGRDLDADDTAWAMDRIMRGEATDAQIAGFAIALRAKGETVSEVAGLVRAMYEHAKVIEVPGATVDIVGTGGDRARTVNISTMSALVVAGTGARVVKHGNRASSSASGASDVLEKLGVNLDITPERVVEVAEEAGITFCFAVKFHPSLRHVASARRELGVATPFNLLGPLTNPARVKCQATGVADARMAPIIAGVLAERGSSALVVRGDDGLDELTVTTTSQVWEVRGGAVRQETLDPRDVGIERAPMEALRGADASYNADVARRLLAGERGPVRDAVLLNSASALVALEPEPGDKPLAERIAAGVARAAESIDSGAARDALERWVRATHA; from the coding sequence ATGGACGTTGTGACCCCCGCCGGAGGCGACAGCACCGCGACGGCCCGCACCTGGCCGGACGTGCTGAGCTCGCTGATCGCCGGCCGGGACCTCGATGCCGACGACACCGCCTGGGCCATGGACCGGATCATGCGGGGCGAGGCCACCGACGCCCAGATCGCCGGTTTCGCGATCGCGCTGCGCGCCAAGGGCGAGACGGTCTCCGAGGTGGCCGGGCTGGTGCGGGCCATGTACGAACACGCCAAGGTGATCGAGGTGCCCGGGGCGACCGTGGACATCGTCGGCACCGGCGGCGACCGCGCCAGGACCGTCAATATCTCCACCATGTCCGCGCTGGTCGTCGCCGGTACCGGCGCGCGGGTCGTCAAGCACGGCAACCGCGCCTCGTCCTCCGCCAGCGGCGCCTCCGACGTGCTGGAGAAGCTCGGCGTCAACCTGGACATCACCCCGGAGCGGGTGGTCGAGGTCGCGGAGGAGGCGGGGATCACCTTCTGCTTCGCGGTGAAGTTCCACCCGTCGCTGCGGCATGTCGCCTCGGCCCGCCGCGAGCTGGGCGTCGCCACCCCGTTCAACCTGCTCGGCCCGCTGACCAATCCGGCGCGGGTGAAGTGCCAGGCGACCGGGGTCGCGGACGCCCGGATGGCGCCCATCATCGCCGGGGTGCTGGCCGAGCGGGGCTCCTCCGCGCTGGTCGTCCGTGGCGACGACGGGCTGGACGAGCTCACCGTGACCACGACCTCCCAGGTGTGGGAGGTCCGGGGCGGCGCCGTGCGCCAGGAGACCCTCGACCCGCGGGACGTGGGCATCGAGCGGGCCCCCATGGAGGCCCTGCGCGGTGCGGACGCCTCGTACAACGCCGATGTGGCCCGCCGGCTGCTGGCGGGCGAGCGGGGCCCGGTCCGGGACGCGGTGCTGCTGAACTCGGCGTCGGCGCTGGTGGCGCTCGAGCCGGAGCCGGGGGACAAGCCCCTGGCGGAGCGGATCGCGGCGGGTGTCGCGCGGGCCGCCGAGTCCATCGACTCGGGCGCGGCGCGCGACGCCCTGGAGCGGTGGGTACGGGCCACCCACGCCTAG